In one Zobellia galactanivorans genomic region, the following are encoded:
- a CDS encoding pyridoxine 5'-phosphate synthase: MTKLSVNINKIATLRNARGGNMPDLLKTAADIESFGAQGITIHPRPDERHIRYQDARDLKALVTTEYNIEGNPVKQFIDLVLEVRPTQVTLVPDAVDAITSNAGWDTVKHKDFLKDVIQTFKNAGIRTSIFVDAEAKMVEGAAETGTDRIELYTESYAKDYGKGPEKAVMPFTEAAKIAYQCGLGLNAGHDLSLDNIKYFKENVPHLLEVSIGHALICEALYLGLENVVNMYLNKLK; this comes from the coding sequence ATGACTAAATTAAGCGTTAACATAAATAAGATTGCAACCCTTAGAAACGCCCGAGGTGGCAATATGCCCGATTTATTGAAAACGGCAGCAGACATTGAATCTTTTGGGGCACAAGGCATAACCATACATCCAAGGCCCGACGAAAGGCATATTCGCTATCAAGATGCACGTGACCTAAAAGCATTGGTCACTACCGAATACAACATCGAAGGCAACCCCGTGAAGCAATTTATCGACCTCGTACTCGAAGTGCGCCCCACCCAGGTCACCCTAGTACCCGACGCCGTAGACGCCATTACCTCGAATGCCGGCTGGGATACCGTAAAACACAAAGACTTTCTAAAAGACGTTATACAGACCTTCAAAAATGCAGGCATACGTACTTCCATTTTTGTAGACGCCGAAGCCAAGATGGTCGAAGGTGCGGCAGAAACCGGCACGGACCGAATTGAACTATACACCGAAAGTTACGCCAAAGATTACGGAAAGGGACCGGAAAAAGCTGTCATGCCTTTTACCGAAGCTGCCAAAATTGCATACCAATGCGGTTTGGGCCTTAATGCCGGACACGATTTAAGCTTAGACAACATTAAATATTTCAAGGAAAACGTCCCCCATTTACTAGAGGTCTCCATTGGCCACGCCCTAATTTGCGAAGCGCTCTACCTCGGACTTGAAAACGTAGTAAACATGTACCTGAACAAATTGAAATAA
- the porG gene encoding type IX secretion system protein PorG, which yields MKRFIVIVLLCTFGSITAQTYEVGVFAGGANNIGDVGRTNYILPSNIALGGIFKWNIAKRYAWRASVIYGKFNADDSKSSNPSRQQRGYEMDNSILEASAGLEFNFVEYNLHKLGPAFTPYLYTGLTYFRYDYNYFDAGRYIDVSQRDGAFAIPMTVGAKLRLNQFLILGAEIGARYTFTDNLDGSNPEKLNVSRQLSDLRFGNVFSDDWYVFSGLTLTYTFGRKPCMECFE from the coding sequence ATGAAGCGATTCATTGTCATAGTCTTGCTATGCACTTTTGGCAGCATAACGGCACAGACCTACGAAGTGGGTGTATTTGCCGGGGGAGCCAATAATATTGGAGACGTCGGACGTACGAATTATATTTTGCCCTCGAACATTGCCCTGGGGGGGATTTTTAAATGGAATATCGCCAAGCGCTATGCGTGGCGTGCCAGTGTAATCTACGGAAAGTTCAATGCCGATGACAGCAAATCGAGCAATCCCTCACGTCAACAAAGGGGGTATGAGATGGATAACTCCATTCTTGAGGCGTCTGCAGGACTCGAATTTAACTTTGTAGAGTACAATCTACATAAACTGGGGCCAGCCTTTACTCCTTATCTATATACCGGCCTTACCTATTTTAGGTACGATTATAATTATTTCGATGCCGGCAGGTACATAGATGTTTCACAAAGGGATGGTGCCTTTGCCATACCTATGACCGTTGGGGCTAAACTCCGTTTGAACCAATTTTTGATTTTGGGGGCCGAAATAGGCGCACGTTATACGTTTACCGATAACCTAGATGGTAGTAATCCTGAAAAACTCAATGTGAGTCGACAGTTGTCAGACCTGAGGTTCGGAAATGTCTTTAGTGACGATTGGTACGTTTTCTCAGGACTTACCTTGACCTATACCTTCGGTAGAAAGCCTTGTATGGAATGTTTTGAGTAG
- a CDS encoding isoprenyl transferase, with amino-acid sequence MDNLEELDRNKLPHHVAIIMDGNGRWAKKQGKLRVFGHENGVNTVRETVESCVELGIEYLTLYTFSTENWKRPKLEVDTLMKLLVSSLKKELKTFSENNIRLNAIGNIESLPKRAYKELVEVMGKTKQNTGMTLTLALSYGAREELKNAVKQISAKVKNNIISIENIDETIINSHLYTHDLPDVDLLIRTSGEHRISNFLLWQIAYAELYFVDVFWPDFSSQQLAKAIKSYQNRERRFGKTSEQLN; translated from the coding sequence ATGGACAACCTAGAAGAATTAGACAGAAATAAACTACCTCATCACGTTGCAATCATTATGGATGGGAATGGGCGCTGGGCCAAAAAACAAGGGAAATTACGTGTTTTTGGCCATGAGAACGGGGTCAATACGGTTCGTGAAACGGTTGAAAGCTGTGTTGAACTTGGTATAGAGTACCTTACGTTGTACACATTCTCTACAGAAAATTGGAAAAGACCTAAGCTAGAAGTCGACACTTTGATGAAGCTTTTGGTGTCGTCTTTAAAGAAAGAATTAAAGACCTTTTCGGAAAACAACATCCGGTTAAATGCTATAGGTAATATTGAGTCTTTGCCCAAACGCGCTTATAAAGAGCTTGTTGAGGTTATGGGTAAAACAAAGCAAAATACAGGAATGACGCTTACTTTGGCCTTGAGTTATGGTGCACGGGAAGAGCTGAAAAACGCAGTAAAACAAATAAGTGCCAAAGTTAAAAATAATATAATTTCAATTGAAAACATTGACGAAACCATTATAAATAGCCATCTTTACACGCATGATTTGCCAGATGTAGATTTGCTTATCCGCACTAGTGGAGAGCATCGTATCAGCAATTTTTTGCTGTGGCAGATAGCCTACGCGGAATTATATTTCGTTGATGTATTTTGGCCCGATTTTAGTAGTCAACAATTGGCAAAAGCCATAAAAAGTTATCAGAACAGAGAACGAAGATTTGGAAAAACCAGCGAACAACTCAATTAG
- a CDS encoding NAD kinase has translation MKVAVYSQMYQEDTLQYVMELLDELEKEGAEIAIEKEFHAFLSQKYSAGAYSTFSDSEGLDASFDMFVSFGGDGTILRATTFVGDLGIPIVGVNTGRLGFLSTFSKEEVRKVVQEFNKGAYTIVERSLVEVDERSDIPELNGLNFALNEITVSRKDTTSMITVETYLNNEYLTSYWADGLIVSTPTGSTGYSLSCGGPVIEPTAKSLVLTPIAPHNLNARPLVISDDTQIRLKVSGREEHHLISLDSRIASVANGKEILIKKADFTIKMIEYTSESFLKTLRNKLLWGEDRRN, from the coding sequence ATGAAAGTTGCCGTCTACAGTCAAATGTATCAAGAAGACACCTTGCAGTATGTAATGGAGTTGCTTGATGAACTTGAAAAGGAAGGGGCCGAGATAGCAATAGAAAAGGAGTTTCATGCCTTTCTTTCCCAAAAATATAGCGCAGGGGCCTATAGTACGTTTTCCGATTCGGAAGGCTTGGATGCTTCCTTTGATATGTTTGTGAGTTTTGGGGGCGATGGCACCATTCTTCGGGCGACTACCTTTGTGGGCGATCTGGGCATTCCAATTGTTGGGGTGAATACCGGGCGCTTGGGCTTTCTGTCTACCTTTAGTAAGGAAGAGGTGCGCAAAGTGGTGCAAGAGTTTAATAAGGGGGCATACACTATAGTGGAACGAAGCTTGGTGGAAGTAGATGAAAGGTCCGATATACCCGAGTTGAACGGGTTGAACTTTGCCTTGAACGAAATTACCGTAAGCAGAAAGGATACGACCTCTATGATAACGGTTGAGACCTATCTGAACAATGAATATCTGACTTCCTATTGGGCCGATGGGTTGATTGTTTCTACGCCTACGGGCTCGACCGGATATTCCTTGAGTTGTGGGGGGCCGGTTATCGAGCCTACCGCAAAATCACTTGTCTTGACGCCGATAGCGCCTCATAACCTCAATGCCAGGCCTTTGGTGATTTCAGATGATACCCAAATAAGGCTAAAGGTGTCGGGTAGGGAAGAGCATCACCTTATATCTTTGGACTCAAGAATAGCATCGGTGGCCAACGGAAAGGAAATCCTTATCAAAAAGGCCGATTTTACCATCAAAATGATCGAATATACTTCAGAGAGCTTTTTGAAAACCCTGCGTAATAAATTGTTATGGGGAGAAGATCGCCGTAATTGA
- a CDS encoding CBS domain-containing protein produces MHIQDHIVTNIPSFKIGDSLAGVITFFEGTTHSHVAVTENDAYLGLLSENDLENFDKNEKVEQYRYELDTFFVRKETSWLDVLETFARNESNLVPIIDEKGRIDGYYDLTDIVSVFIDTPFFTEPGGIIVVAKGIKDYSFSEIAQIVESNNTKLIGGFITDSKNDVVQITIKIASSNLNDILQTFRRYNYNVLFGNSDDQFLEDLKERSDYLDKYLNV; encoded by the coding sequence ATGCATATTCAAGACCACATAGTCACCAATATTCCGTCGTTTAAGATAGGGGACTCCTTAGCGGGGGTTATCACCTTTTTTGAAGGAACCACACATTCGCACGTTGCCGTTACGGAGAACGATGCCTATTTGGGGTTGCTCAGTGAAAACGACCTTGAGAATTTCGATAAAAACGAAAAAGTAGAGCAATACCGCTACGAACTCGATACCTTTTTCGTGAGAAAGGAAACGAGTTGGTTGGACGTGCTCGAAACTTTTGCCCGAAATGAATCTAATCTCGTGCCCATTATCGATGAAAAGGGAAGGATCGATGGATATTACGATCTTACCGATATCGTAAGCGTGTTTATCGATACGCCGTTCTTTACGGAGCCGGGGGGTATTATTGTCGTGGCGAAGGGCATTAAAGATTATTCTTTTAGTGAGATAGCCCAGATCGTGGAAAGCAATAACACTAAACTTATCGGAGGTTTTATAACGGATTCAAAAAACGACGTGGTTCAGATTACCATTAAGATCGCCTCGTCTAACTTGAACGATATTCTACAGACCTTCCGACGGTACAATTACAACGTGTTGTTCGGAAATAGCGACGACCAATTTTTGGAAGACCTTAAAGAGAGGTCCGATTATTTGGACAAATATCTCAACGTCTAG